TGACAAAGCTCCACGCTGGTAGGAATTGACGACTTCATAAAGCCGGGGATAGGGGGGCAGGGGATCGTTATTCGGGATTCATAAATGATTATATCGTTGGACGGTGTTTTCCTGACATCAGGTGTGAAGACGATCAAAAGGCATGACCTTCTTCCTGAAAGTTTGCAGTATGCCGGTTACCATTCAATACGGGATTTTATGTGAAAACAGGTTAAGTGCCTTGATTAGAACAGCACTATACACTGTTCTAATCATATGAATACGAAAAAAGGTTAAGAGCCCTGACTACCTTTATTCTTTCTCACCTTTCCCGAACGGGACAAGCCCAACGACGGCGTGAATAGGACTGACATACGCAATCCCCATACCGGGCACGTTCAGTTTCCCGGCTTCAATCACCGCATCGAATATGCGTGACGTATCCGTTTTTTCTGATACTATCAAGATAATCTCTTTTTCGGGTACGATCGCCAATCCAAGAAGGCCCAGTCTCTCTCTCAAACCCATCCCTCGACCGAAAAATACTGTTGCTCCTCCAGCACCTGCATCAAGGGCAGCCTTGGCTACCTTGTCCGCCTTTCCTCTTTGCACCACGCACGTGATTAGATCTTTTTCTTCGTTGAAATGTTCCTCATTCATATTACTGAACCTCCGCAACGTTAAGCATCCTTGCCGCTTCATTCCTGGCTTCCGTGTGCTTCACATAAAGACCGAGCAGCAGGATATTCATAACGGGATATGCTGACGCCAGTGCGATAATGCCGAAACCCTCAGCAAAACCAGTGGCATGGCTCAAGGCGATGCCGATAGCAATTTTCAATGGGACGGTCACCGGACCTGTCGTTACCGCTCCGCCATCCCAGGCTATGTTGACATATTTCTCTTGATTAAGGAGTGTTAACACAAACAATACGAAATAGGGGGGTATAAGCAAATAAAGCAGATTAACGCCATAGACCACCGAAACTATCCCCAACCCGGCGCCAACGCCCACTCCGATGGCGACAGCCTGTCCGAAGAGCCATTTTTTGAAAGCCCCTTGCGTGACA
This Deltaproteobacteria bacterium DNA region includes the following protein-coding sequences:
- a CDS encoding P-II family nitrogen regulator — its product is MNEEHFNEEKDLITCVVQRGKADKVAKAALDAGAGGATVFFGRGMGLRERLGLLGLAIVPEKEIILIVSEKTDTSRIFDAVIEAGKLNVPGMGIAYVSPIHAVVGLVPFGKGEKE